The following proteins are encoded in a genomic region of Acidobacteriota bacterium:
- a CDS encoding type II toxin-antitoxin system HicB family antitoxin, which produces MLRRLTAIIEREGDGFVALCPELDIASQGESIEEARANLREAVELFFECASESEIHQRFHEEIYVTQLEVAVG; this is translated from the coding sequence ATGCTCAGACGATTGACCGCGATTATCGAGAGAGAAGGCGACGGCTTTGTCGCGCTCTGCCCGGAATTGGACATCGCCAGCCAGGGGGAATCCATCGAAGAGGCCCGGGCCAATCTCCGGGAAGCGGTGGAACTTTTCTTCGAATGTGCTTCGGAATCGGAAATTCACCAACGCTTTCATGAGGAGATCTATGTGACTCAACTCGAGGTTGCCGTTGGGTAA
- a CDS encoding EutN/CcmL family microcompartment protein: protein MIIGRIRGTVVATRKDPKLEGKKLLIVEKINPENGAPAGHVIAVDTVGAGAGETVLMVAGSSARLSHGMKDHPVDAAIIAIIDTISFNG, encoded by the coding sequence ATGATCATCGGCCGCATCCGGGGGACCGTGGTGGCCACCCGGAAAGACCCGAAACTGGAAGGGAAGAAGCTTCTCATCGTGGAGAAGATCAACCCCGAGAACGGCGCGCCGGCGGGCCACGTCATCGCCGTGGACACCGTGGGCGCCGGGGCGGGCGAGACCGTGCTGATGGTGGCGGGTTCCTCGGCCCGGCTCTCCCACGGGATGAAGGACCACCCCGTGGATGCCGCCATCATCGCCATCATCGACACCATCTCGTTCAACGGCTGA
- a CDS encoding PIN domain-containing protein yields MNEFYVTVTRKLTPGLSPQRAWDDVKALMAWEPVPMDKLLVLRAKDAEREYRISWWNALIVAAAERAGCRTLYSEDLAEGREYFGITVCNPFS; encoded by the coding sequence CTGAACGAGTTTTACGTCACGGTCACGCGGAAGCTGACTCCCGGCCTTTCACCCCAGCGGGCCTGGGATGACGTCAAGGCCCTGATGGCCTGGGAACCGGTCCCGATGGACAAGTTGCTGGTTCTGCGGGCGAAGGATGCCGAGCGGGAGTACCGCATTTCCTGGTGGAATGCCCTGATCGTGGCGGCGGCTGAACGAGCAGGGTGCCGCACGCTTTACTCGGAAGACCTCGCCGAGGGTCGGGAGTATTTCGGCATCACGGTTTGCAACCCTTTCTCTTGA
- a CDS encoding trimethylamine methyltransferase family protein, whose translation MRPKLRLLTDDLIRSIVDEAREVLRVLGVEINNPEALALLGDHGAEVDLNTRRARIPGALVDKALTTAPREFRLHDVAGQQTHHFAGDNVHFTPGSAALNLLDSDTGTLRRPDTADYVRYCKVVARCAHIAAQSTAMIPGDVPERVSDSYRLYLSLRHCTKPVVTGAFTADAFGVMKDLQVIVRGDATALREKPLTVFSCCPTAPLKWCHETSRNLMDCGRSGIPVEYISMPLTGFVSPVTLVGSLVQHTAETLSGVVISQLAAPGAPALYGGSPAAFDVRYETTPMGATETMMLDCAYSEIGKFLGFPTQAYTSLSDAKLLDAQAGMEDAMGAVLAVLSGINSVSGPGMLDFESCLSLEKLVLDNELCGMALRLARGIEPREDFPAVPHFEELLREGHLLIAKHSRKYLKLEHHFPGPVIDRAQRGRWHEEGATTILERCRREIARAEAAWEPPPLTDGVGAALRERMTAEARRFGMDVLPAVP comes from the coding sequence ATGCGCCCCAAGCTTCGGTTGCTCACCGACGACCTGATCCGCTCCATCGTGGACGAGGCCCGGGAGGTCCTTCGCGTCCTCGGCGTGGAAATCAACAACCCCGAGGCCCTGGCCCTGCTGGGCGACCACGGGGCCGAGGTGGACCTGAACACCCGTCGGGCGCGGATCCCCGGCGCCCTGGTGGACAAGGCCCTGACCACCGCCCCCCGCGAGTTCCGGCTCCACGACGTCGCGGGGCAGCAGACCCACCACTTCGCCGGGGACAACGTCCACTTCACCCCGGGCTCCGCGGCGCTGAACCTGCTGGACAGCGACACCGGCACCCTCCGCCGCCCCGACACGGCCGACTACGTCCGCTACTGCAAGGTGGTGGCCCGCTGTGCCCACATCGCGGCCCAGAGCACGGCCATGATCCCCGGAGACGTCCCCGAGCGGGTCTCCGACAGCTACCGGCTCTACCTCAGCCTGCGCCACTGCACCAAGCCCGTGGTGACGGGTGCCTTCACCGCCGACGCCTTCGGGGTGATGAAGGACCTGCAGGTGATCGTCCGGGGAGATGCAACGGCCTTGCGGGAGAAGCCGCTCACGGTCTTCTCCTGCTGCCCCACCGCCCCGCTGAAGTGGTGCCACGAGACCTCCCGGAACCTGATGGACTGCGGCCGGAGCGGCATTCCGGTGGAGTACATCTCCATGCCGCTCACGGGCTTCGTCTCCCCCGTCACCCTGGTGGGGAGCCTGGTGCAGCACACCGCCGAGACCCTCAGCGGGGTTGTGATCAGCCAGCTCGCCGCCCCCGGCGCCCCGGCGCTCTACGGGGGCTCGCCCGCCGCCTTCGACGTCCGGTACGAAACCACCCCCATGGGCGCCACCGAAACCATGATGCTGGACTGCGCCTACAGCGAGATCGGCAAGTTCCTCGGCTTCCCCACCCAGGCCTACACCTCGCTCTCCGACGCCAAGCTCCTGGACGCCCAGGCGGGGATGGAGGACGCCATGGGGGCCGTGCTGGCCGTCCTCTCGGGGATCAACAGCGTGTCGGGGCCCGGGATGCTGGACTTCGAGTCGTGCCTGAGCCTCGAGAAGCTGGTCCTGGACAACGAGCTGTGCGGCATGGCCCTGCGCCTCGCCCGCGGGATCGAGCCCCGGGAGGACTTCCCCGCGGTGCCTCACTTCGAGGAATTGTTGCGGGAGGGGCACCTCCTGATCGCGAAACACTCGAGGAAGTACCTCAAGCTGGAACACCACTTCCCCGGCCCCGTCATCGACCGGGCGCAGCGCGGGCGGTGGCACGAGGAGGGCGCCACGACGATCCTGGAGCGCTGCCGCCGCGAGATCGCGCGCGCCGAGGCCGCCTGGGAGCCCCCGCCGCTGACGGACGGGGTGGGTGCCGCCCTGCGGGAACGGATGACGGCGGAAGCTCGGCGTTTCGGCATGGACGTCCTCCCCGCCGTCCCATGA
- a CDS encoding sel1 repeat family protein — translation MINAKSNGSDPILCRAEAGEAGAQYEMGCRFYDRGDYAAALEWYRKAAAQGHNSGLCDTGYCYRNGYGVAQDYAAALPFYRQAAGQGCPTGAFWLAHAYEHGEGVDVDLAEARRWYGIARDRGDADASAALARLGTV, via the coding sequence ATGATCAACGCAAAATCGAACGGTTCCGACCCCATTCTCTGCCGTGCCGAGGCCGGCGAGGCCGGGGCCCAGTACGAGATGGGCTGCCGGTTCTACGACCGGGGCGACTACGCCGCGGCGCTGGAGTGGTACCGGAAGGCCGCGGCCCAGGGCCACAACAGCGGGCTCTGCGACACGGGCTACTGTTACCGGAACGGCTACGGCGTCGCGCAGGACTACGCCGCGGCCCTCCCCTTCTACCGGCAGGCCGCCGGTCAGGGCTGCCCCACGGGGGCGTTCTGGCTGGCCCACGCTTACGAGCACGGCGAGGGGGTCGACGTCGACCTCGCCGAAGCCCGGCGCTGGTACGGGATCGCCCGGGACCGCGGGGACGCGGACGCCAGCGCGGCGCTGGCCCGGCTGGGGACCGTCTGA
- a CDS encoding class I SAM-dependent methyltransferase, whose translation MTIFDDFSTVYDHMFPWETRKRNEGDFFPRLFVERGVKRVLDCACGTGMHVIQFAGLGLEAHGSDLAPTMVEAARENARREEVAADFRVCSFTELLKGFAGVERFDAVVCLGNSLTLAPTDADVARALWQMHGMLRPGGIAVVHIFNWDKLARERLRIMPATASALDGHEVTFLRVFHHRGDRIDLNIVVVTREGERVQTRVLTAVQRPVGPGRLVGLAREAGFRRLETFAGYDRRPFDPESSDQLVLLASVPPAGK comes from the coding sequence ATGACCATCTTCGACGACTTCTCCACCGTCTACGACCACATGTTCCCCTGGGAGACCCGTAAGCGGAACGAGGGGGATTTCTTCCCGCGACTCTTCGTGGAGCGCGGGGTGAAGCGGGTCCTGGACTGCGCCTGCGGAACGGGGATGCACGTGATCCAGTTCGCGGGGCTCGGCCTGGAGGCCCACGGATCCGACCTCGCCCCCACCATGGTGGAGGCCGCCCGGGAGAACGCGCGGCGCGAAGAGGTGGCGGCGGACTTCCGGGTCTGCTCCTTCACCGAGCTTCTCAAGGGTTTTGCCGGCGTGGAGCGCTTCGATGCGGTGGTCTGCCTCGGCAACTCCCTCACCCTGGCCCCCACCGACGCCGACGTGGCCCGGGCCCTGTGGCAGATGCACGGCATGCTCCGCCCCGGCGGGATCGCCGTCGTGCACATCTTCAACTGGGACAAGCTCGCCCGCGAGCGGCTCCGGATCATGCCGGCCACGGCGTCCGCCCTGGACGGTCACGAGGTCACCTTCCTGCGGGTCTTCCACCACCGGGGCGACCGCATCGACCTCAACATCGTCGTGGTCACCCGGGAGGGCGAGCGGGTGCAGACCCGGGTCCTCACGGCCGTCCAGCGTCCCGTTGGCCCCGGCCGCCTGGTGGGGCTCGCCCGGGAGGCGGGGTTCAGGCGGCTGGAGACCTTCGCCGGATACGACCGCCGCCCCTTCGACCCGGAGTCGTCCGACCAGCTCGTCCTCCTCGCCTCCGTCCCACCCGCCGGGAAGTGA
- the eutM gene encoding ethanolamine utilization microcompartment protein EutM, with translation MEALGMIETKSFPAMVEAADAMVKAAKVVLVGYEKTGGGFVTAVVRGDVAAVKAATDAGAAASRKVGELVAVHVIPRPHMNLDEVLPIVPRAKK, from the coding sequence ATGGAAGCCCTGGGCATGATCGAAACCAAGAGCTTTCCCGCCATGGTGGAAGCCGCCGATGCAATGGTGAAGGCCGCCAAGGTGGTCCTGGTGGGCTACGAGAAGACCGGCGGCGGCTTTGTCACGGCGGTGGTCCGCGGTGACGTGGCGGCGGTGAAGGCGGCGACGGACGCCGGCGCGGCGGCCTCCCGCAAAGTGGGCGAACTGGTGGCGGTCCACGTGATCCCGCGCCCGCACATGAACCTGGACGAGGTCCTGCCCATCGTTCCCCGCGCGAAGAAATAG
- a CDS encoding homocysteine S-methyltransferase family protein yields the protein MNDILQRLRAGEVLVADGAMGTLLMARGLPAGHCPEWFNLEHPEVLEEIARRYTEAGADLVQANTFGGSPLKLAPFGLADRAAVINRAAVEAARRGAVGRAHVAASVGPTGKLLKPLGDADPAEVLDGYRLQMRALFEAGADLVCVETMTDLDEAVMAVRAAKEAAPGVPVSASMTFDRARRGWFTMMGVGTEKAVRGLEAAGADLVGANCGNGIDAMVELCRELRALTTLPLVIRPNAGIPAGVGTDLAWPEDPDYFAERAPALLAAGANVLGGCCGTGPDHVRALRAAVDARGHG from the coding sequence ATGAACGACATCCTGCAACGCCTGCGCGCCGGCGAGGTCCTGGTGGCCGACGGGGCCATGGGGACGCTCCTCATGGCCCGGGGCCTTCCGGCGGGGCACTGCCCCGAGTGGTTCAACCTCGAACATCCTGAGGTCCTGGAGGAAATCGCCCGGCGCTACACCGAGGCCGGCGCGGACCTGGTCCAGGCCAACACTTTCGGCGGCTCGCCCCTGAAGCTGGCCCCCTTCGGCCTGGCGGACCGGGCGGCGGTCATCAACCGCGCCGCGGTGGAGGCCGCCCGGCGCGGGGCGGTGGGGCGGGCCCATGTGGCCGCCTCCGTCGGCCCGACGGGGAAGCTGCTCAAGCCCCTCGGCGACGCCGACCCCGCCGAGGTCCTCGACGGCTACCGCCTCCAGATGCGCGCCCTCTTCGAGGCCGGGGCGGACCTCGTCTGCGTGGAGACCATGACGGACCTGGACGAGGCCGTGATGGCGGTCCGGGCGGCGAAGGAGGCGGCCCCGGGCGTCCCGGTGTCGGCCTCCATGACCTTCGACCGGGCCCGCCGCGGCTGGTTCACGATGATGGGGGTCGGCACGGAGAAGGCGGTGCGGGGCCTGGAAGCGGCGGGCGCCGACCTCGTGGGCGCCAACTGCGGCAACGGCATCGACGCCATGGTGGAACTGTGCCGGGAACTCCGGGCCCTGACCACCCTCCCCCTGGTCATCCGGCCCAACGCCGGGATCCCCGCCGGCGTCGGGACCGACCTGGCGTGGCCCGAGGATCCGGATTACTTCGCGGAGCGCGCACCGGCGCTCCTGGCGGCCGGGGCGAACGTCCTCGGCGGCTGCTGCGGCACCGGCCCCGACCACGTCCGGGCCCTGCGCGCCGCCGTGGACGCCCGGGGTCACGGATAG
- a CDS encoding DUF433 domain-containing protein, whose protein sequence is MDYHLWIESNPEVLVGKPVIRGTRISVELILRKLSESMPMDELQQAYPQVPREGILAALAYSAAILATEEILVG, encoded by the coding sequence ATGGATTATCATCTCTGGATCGAGTCAAACCCGGAAGTATTGGTCGGCAAACCCGTTATCCGGGGAACCCGGATATCGGTGGAACTGATCCTTCGCAAGCTCTCCGAGAGCATGCCGATGGACGAACTCCAGCAGGCCTACCCCCAGGTGCCCCGTGAAGGGATTCTGGCGGCCCTCGCCTATTCGGCCGCCATCCTGGCGACGGAGGAAATCCTTGTCGGCTAG
- a CDS encoding corrinoid protein, which translates to MNDERLKELAGIIEAGDDEAAREKVRGVVAAGLSPHDILNGGLIAGMNTVGDLFKAHEIFLPDVLLAARAMQAGLDELRPLLVRDGIPSRGKVVLGTVQGDLHDIGKNLVAILLRGAGFEVVDLGNNVPPSAFVDAAEKENAGVIGMSALLTTTMPVMRQVMDELRARGLEGRVRTVVGGAPVSEAWAREIGADGYGCDGAAAVDRVRALLSV; encoded by the coding sequence ATGAACGACGAGCGGCTGAAGGAACTGGCCGGGATCATCGAGGCGGGCGACGACGAGGCCGCGCGGGAGAAGGTCCGCGGGGTGGTGGCGGCGGGGCTCTCCCCCCACGACATCCTCAACGGCGGCCTGATCGCGGGAATGAACACCGTGGGGGACCTCTTCAAGGCCCACGAGATCTTCCTCCCCGACGTGCTCCTGGCGGCCCGGGCCATGCAGGCCGGCCTGGACGAACTGCGCCCGCTCCTGGTGCGGGACGGCATCCCCTCGCGGGGGAAGGTGGTGCTGGGGACGGTGCAGGGGGACCTGCACGACATCGGGAAGAACCTGGTGGCCATCCTCCTGCGGGGGGCCGGCTTCGAGGTGGTGGACCTGGGGAACAACGTGCCGCCGTCCGCCTTCGTGGATGCCGCGGAGAAGGAGAACGCCGGCGTCATCGGGATGTCCGCCCTCCTGACCACCACCATGCCCGTCATGCGTCAGGTGATGGACGAGCTTCGCGCGCGGGGCCTCGAGGGGCGCGTCCGGACGGTGGTGGGCGGGGCGCCCGTCTCCGAGGCCTGGGCCCGGGAGATCGGCGCCGACGGGTACGGCTGCGACGGCGCCGCCGCGGTGGACCGCGTCCGGGCCCTGCTGAGTGTTTGA
- a CDS encoding type II toxin-antitoxin system PemK/MazF family toxin: MKAGIPEKGDFITITFDPQSGHEQRGRRPALVVSNTLFNERTGLAIVCPLTRTVRGFPFHVAVAGMPGVDGFVMVEQVKSVDFRARKAEIIGKAPDEVLDEVLSILDACIY; this comes from the coding sequence ATGAAGGCGGGAATACCCGAGAAGGGTGATTTCATCACTATCACCTTCGACCCGCAATCCGGGCACGAGCAACGGGGACGCCGCCCGGCGCTGGTGGTCAGCAATACCCTCTTCAACGAACGAACGGGGTTGGCCATCGTCTGCCCGCTGACCCGAACGGTCCGGGGGTTCCCCTTTCACGTCGCGGTAGCGGGGATGCCGGGAGTGGACGGGTTCGTCATGGTGGAGCAGGTCAAGTCGGTGGATTTCCGCGCCCGGAAGGCCGAAATCATCGGGAAGGCCCCGGACGAGGTGCTCGACGAAGTCCTGTCGATTCTCGACGCGTGCATTTATTGA
- a CDS encoding transcriptional regulator/antitoxin, MazE — protein sequence MQTKIQRWGNSQGLRLARQVLQDVHLNVGDDVEVNVKDGLIVISPVRRVRGRLRLETLVSRIPEGSQVGEEEWGAPVGREEW from the coding sequence ATGCAAACGAAAATCCAGAGGTGGGGGAACAGTCAGGGACTCCGATTGGCCCGACAGGTGTTGCAGGATGTGCACTTGAACGTCGGCGACGACGTCGAGGTCAATGTGAAGGATGGGTTGATCGTGATCTCGCCCGTGAGGCGGGTCAGAGGACGGTTGAGGCTGGAAACGCTGGTGTCCCGCATTCCCGAAGGCAGCCAGGTCGGCGAGGAAGAGTGGGGTGCTCCCGTCGGCCGGGAGGAGTGGTAA
- a CDS encoding type II toxin-antitoxin system HicA family toxin, with protein sequence MGKLKVHSGAEVCKILSAMGFQEVRRRGSHIVMQKDVQGGTITVPVPDHLELRVGTLLSIIRQSGLPRTLFES encoded by the coding sequence TTGGGTAAGCTGAAGGTCCATTCCGGGGCCGAGGTATGCAAAATACTCTCTGCAATGGGATTTCAGGAAGTCCGACGCAGAGGGAGCCATATCGTGATGCAAAAGGACGTCCAGGGTGGGACGATTACCGTCCCGGTACCCGATCACCTGGAGTTGCGGGTCGGGACTCTTCTCTCCATCATCCGCCAGTCCGGCCTTCCCCGAACCCTGTTCGAATCGTGA
- a CDS encoding SLBB domain-containing protein — protein sequence MKRKSSLLTYDELCRRVADAGVVGMGGGGFPTHLKFRPRLDAVIVNGAECEPLLDCDYFTLKRHGEAVIRGARAVASGCGAADVVLAVKRKNAALAEALAPLGGFRAVLLDDVYPSGDELFVIRAALGRTLPQGVIPSFEKIYVGNAATLKAVDDALAGVPFTRRLVTVCGAVREPGTFDVPLGTRFGDLVAACGGVRVAGARLVEGGVMMGALASDDDVVRKTTSGVVALPPDHPAVLERLRPLAYSARVAEHACCQCARCSELCSRRFLGHDLAPHRLMRLVGARRDYRALHSPTLFNCSGCGLCSLIACPFDLSPRRLILEARRVVPRPQGVVPPEPAPPPEASCVAVPTKKVMAKLQLNAWLAPHRFAGEFPLPAALRVPLQQHAGRPAVAAVQPGECVEAGQVIGRPADGGPSAAVHAPAAGTVESVGDSVTIRTGFGEGRTGG from the coding sequence ATGAAGAGAAAGTCCTCGCTCCTGACCTACGACGAACTCTGCCGACGCGTGGCCGACGCCGGCGTGGTCGGCATGGGCGGGGGCGGCTTCCCCACTCACCTCAAGTTCCGCCCGCGGCTGGACGCCGTCATCGTCAACGGCGCCGAGTGCGAGCCGCTCCTGGACTGCGACTATTTCACGCTGAAGCGCCACGGCGAGGCCGTGATCCGGGGGGCCCGGGCGGTGGCCTCGGGCTGCGGGGCGGCTGACGTGGTCCTGGCCGTCAAACGGAAGAACGCCGCCCTGGCCGAGGCCCTGGCCCCGCTCGGCGGTTTCCGGGCCGTGCTCCTGGACGACGTCTACCCCTCCGGCGACGAACTGTTCGTCATCCGCGCCGCCCTCGGCCGGACGCTCCCCCAAGGCGTAATCCCCTCTTTTGAAAAGATTTACGTGGGGAACGCCGCCACTCTCAAGGCCGTGGACGACGCGCTGGCGGGGGTCCCGTTCACCCGGCGGCTGGTGACGGTCTGCGGGGCCGTCCGTGAGCCGGGCACCTTCGACGTGCCCCTCGGGACGCGCTTCGGCGACCTGGTGGCGGCCTGCGGGGGTGTCCGCGTCGCCGGGGCCCGGCTGGTGGAGGGCGGCGTGATGATGGGCGCGCTGGCCTCGGACGACGACGTGGTGCGCAAGACGACCTCCGGGGTGGTTGCCCTCCCGCCGGACCACCCCGCCGTCCTGGAGCGCCTGCGCCCCCTCGCCTACTCCGCCCGGGTCGCCGAACACGCCTGCTGCCAGTGCGCCCGCTGCAGCGAACTCTGTTCCCGCCGCTTCCTGGGTCACGACCTCGCCCCGCACCGGCTGATGCGCCTGGTGGGCGCCCGGCGGGACTACCGGGCCCTCCATTCCCCGACCCTCTTCAACTGCTCGGGCTGCGGCCTCTGCTCGCTGATCGCCTGCCCCTTCGACCTCTCCCCGCGCCGGTTGATCCTGGAGGCCCGGCGTGTCGTCCCGCGGCCCCAGGGCGTCGTGCCGCCGGAACCGGCCCCTCCCCCCGAGGCCTCCTGCGTGGCCGTCCCGACGAAAAAAGTGATGGCGAAACTCCAGTTGAACGCCTGGCTGGCGCCGCACCGCTTCGCGGGGGAATTCCCGCTTCCGGCCGCCCTGCGGGTCCCCCTGCAGCAGCACGCCGGCCGGCCCGCCGTCGCCGCGGTGCAGCCCGGCGAGTGCGTGGAGGCCGGCCAGGTGATCGGCCGTCCCGCGGACGGCGGGCCTTCGGCGGCGGTTCACGCCCCCGCCGCGGGCACGGTGGAATCGGTGGGGGATTCGGTCACGATTCGAACAGGGTTCGGGGAAGGCCGGACTGGCGGATGA